In one Oligoflexus sp. genomic region, the following are encoded:
- a CDS encoding DUF3943 domain-containing protein — protein sequence MVENFEQLGLVYGASWIIYPLTQPDVLRGELGSWAEYRKNIGDLVFDYDEPQWNWFIHPLSGSQLYLYYRATGHDRRESFAMTFISSALFEFTVETYSEPASIQDLYQTPIIGTALGYGIEMISHELLNSDATAARVLGRVINPFSLLVEKKSVSLVPMTDFQTMAALKLTMEF from the coding sequence TTGGTTGAGAACTTCGAGCAACTGGGCCTCGTGTATGGAGCGAGTTGGATCATCTATCCACTCACGCAGCCCGACGTCCTGCGTGGCGAACTGGGTTCCTGGGCAGAGTATCGGAAAAACATCGGCGACCTTGTCTTCGACTATGACGAGCCGCAGTGGAACTGGTTTATCCATCCCCTCTCCGGCAGCCAGCTCTATCTCTATTATCGAGCGACAGGACACGACCGGCGCGAGAGCTTTGCCATGACCTTCATCTCCAGCGCACTCTTCGAGTTTACCGTTGAAACCTATAGCGAACCGGCCAGCATTCAGGATCTCTATCAAACGCCCATCATTGGGACTGCTCTTGGCTATGGCATCGAGATGATCAGCCACGAGCTTTTAAACAGTGACGCGACGGCCGCGCGCGTATTAGGACGCGTGATCAATCCATTTTCACTTTTGGTCGAGAAAAAATCTGTTTCCCTTGTTCCCATGACGGATTTCCAAACCATGGCCGCGCTCAAATTGACGATGGAATTTTGA
- a CDS encoding PRC-barrel domain-containing protein: MLYRADGLKGSEIRTRDGASGSIEDLYFDDVSWTVRYLVVDTGSWFSGKRVLISPQAMRGVEREGGPLTLDLTEQQIKDSPAWDSETTVSRYHEERLSQYYGWAPYWVTPAGVYPWAGIYTYPPFPAGTPEVQERISGAQGSYANDLRPGSVDRSQDIHLRSFKEVKGYGLRATDGDIGELDDLLIDASSWRITHLVADSRKWWPGGQVLVDRGMVEDISWSEHKIVVGMTKDEVKQAPAYDSQMKMDDAFLSRLANYYQRIAAHRHTLRSPGPSASGMMGSEDRSLRNPPSDFLYAK; encoded by the coding sequence ATGTTGTACCGTGCCGATGGCCTTAAAGGGAGTGAAATCAGAACCCGGGATGGAGCTTCGGGTTCAATCGAAGACTTATATTTTGATGATGTGAGCTGGACCGTTCGTTACCTTGTGGTGGACACGGGCAGCTGGTTCTCCGGTAAGCGTGTGTTGATCAGCCCTCAAGCTATGAGGGGCGTGGAACGCGAAGGAGGCCCGTTGACTTTGGATCTGACCGAACAGCAAATCAAGGATAGTCCTGCATGGGATTCCGAGACAACCGTATCCCGCTATCATGAGGAGCGCCTCAGCCAATACTATGGCTGGGCTCCATACTGGGTCACTCCCGCAGGCGTTTATCCTTGGGCTGGTATCTACACGTATCCCCCTTTCCCTGCAGGAACGCCAGAGGTCCAGGAGCGCATCAGCGGTGCCCAGGGGTCTTATGCGAACGATCTGCGCCCTGGGAGCGTGGATCGAAGCCAGGACATCCATCTCCGCAGTTTCAAGGAAGTGAAAGGCTATGGTTTGCGTGCGACCGACGGTGATATCGGCGAACTTGATGATCTCCTGATCGATGCCAGCAGCTGGCGGATCACGCATCTGGTGGCTGACAGCCGTAAATGGTGGCCAGGCGGTCAGGTGCTGGTCGATCGCGGTATGGTCGAGGATATCAGCTGGTCCGAACACAAGATCGTGGTGGGGATGACCAAGGACGAGGTCAAGCAGGCGCCCGCCTACGATAGCCAAATGAAGATGGACGATGCTTTTCTATCGAGGCTCGCCAATTACTATCAAAGGATTGCGGCTCACAGGCACACACTGCGGAGCCCAGGCCCTTCGGCGAGCGGTATGATGGGAAGTGAAGACAGATCGCTTCGAAATCCGCCATCAGACTTCCTGTATGCGAAGTGA
- a CDS encoding 7TM diverse intracellular signaling domain-containing protein codes for MLRKFCKILLTLLLLSPATPALSQQVRNGLLDLRDWDFEKEALVPLRGSWEFYWSHLYTPTDFQGRIPEGQEWIKVPGSWSLVTKYPTFGFATYRLRVILKEPRTLALHSPWILSSAKIFIDGVMIEELGRVGQKRERDTGQTLVRDDIWTFTPRSAAFDIVIQAANHESMMSGFPHAPTLGTARAIKTSYQRELSLALALIGSFLLMGVYHLCLYALRRSIRSTLYFGLVCLAIGLYVFGAEGTVVATFLPDIEYPLRLRLILSWMLATPAFLYYARELFPSYFPRTLAQAYTVFSLGLFIYFWLADITAVSAAFYVYQAVTALLIFYSLWALMKALRRREEGAGIFIMGLTVIGITGIHDLLRAVIDSRPLSGFGLLAFIIGQSFLLARRFSNAFTDLAHSEMQVRQLNENLEQLVEEKTRDIRSIMDHIQLGIFAITSPGRSIHKDYSRYLETIFKKKDFIGTDATELLFQNSHLNSDERHQVAQALDAMLGETALSFELNSAALPHETRYGESEGHTRILDLSWHPVVNAHDIIEKILVATRDVTHLRMLEHDAQDRQEELQFIQELLNVAPEAFQRFIQNCQEYLEENHKLINSRSIALRDMQALKVLFINMHTMKGAARSLYLKKITRIFHDVEQYYVRLQKEADAHWDVERMNQDLEEAHRVLATYESINNNKLGRRWMNTDRIVVAASDLLHMYKELKALSQEQPPTASERIARLQSHLLPLVYRPLQETLEDVLSCTQMLARDLHKLPPNLTIEAHGFYMEQQTDQLLRRVLVHIVRNSMDHGIEDPQKRAQQGKSEAGHIRVHVIEEAGWVVLRYQDDGQGLNLKKLADLAQHQGLIRDGEDLTLEAKARLIFRSGLSTAKVVSDISGRGMGMEAVKTYLEGAGGEIQIQLLNPESKVECHPFCLEIRLPLTSFIQASLPITPAAA; via the coding sequence ATGCTGCGAAAGTTCTGCAAAATCCTGCTTACACTCCTCCTTCTGAGTCCTGCGACACCGGCCTTGTCTCAGCAGGTTCGGAACGGACTGCTTGATCTTCGCGACTGGGATTTCGAAAAGGAAGCTCTGGTGCCGCTGCGGGGAAGCTGGGAATTCTATTGGTCACACCTTTATACTCCAACCGATTTTCAAGGCCGTATACCCGAAGGCCAGGAATGGATCAAGGTACCTGGCAGCTGGAGCCTCGTCACCAAATACCCGACTTTCGGTTTCGCGACCTATCGCCTGCGCGTCATCCTCAAAGAACCCCGAACTCTGGCCCTTCATTCACCCTGGATCCTATCCTCCGCGAAAATATTCATAGACGGCGTTATGATCGAGGAACTCGGGCGGGTAGGACAAAAGAGGGAACGCGACACGGGGCAGACTCTTGTTCGCGATGATATCTGGACCTTTACGCCACGCAGCGCAGCTTTTGACATTGTGATCCAGGCCGCCAACCATGAATCCATGATGTCGGGCTTTCCTCATGCCCCCACTCTGGGCACCGCGCGGGCCATCAAAACATCCTATCAGCGGGAGCTTTCTCTGGCCCTGGCTTTGATCGGCAGCTTCCTGCTGATGGGCGTCTATCACCTTTGCCTTTATGCCCTGCGCAGATCCATACGATCCACCCTTTACTTCGGACTGGTTTGCCTCGCGATAGGGCTCTATGTGTTCGGAGCGGAAGGAACCGTCGTCGCCACCTTTCTGCCCGACATCGAATATCCCTTGCGTCTGCGTCTTATACTCAGCTGGATGCTCGCAACGCCGGCCTTCCTATACTACGCTCGGGAACTTTTCCCTTCTTACTTTCCGCGGACGCTGGCTCAGGCTTATACCGTATTCTCGCTCGGCCTCTTCATCTATTTCTGGTTGGCCGACATCACAGCCGTAAGCGCTGCATTTTACGTCTATCAGGCAGTAACGGCGCTGCTGATTTTCTATAGCCTTTGGGCCCTGATGAAGGCCTTACGCAGGCGCGAAGAAGGCGCTGGCATCTTTATTATGGGCTTGACCGTCATAGGCATCACAGGCATCCATGACCTGCTGCGTGCCGTGATAGACTCCCGGCCTTTGAGTGGCTTCGGCCTGCTCGCTTTTATCATCGGTCAATCATTTCTCCTGGCACGACGCTTTTCTAACGCTTTCACCGATCTGGCCCATTCTGAAATGCAGGTCCGCCAGCTGAATGAGAATCTTGAACAGCTCGTCGAAGAAAAGACCCGGGACATTCGCAGCATCATGGACCATATCCAGCTCGGGATCTTTGCGATCACAAGCCCTGGACGCTCCATCCACAAGGACTATTCCCGTTATCTGGAGACCATCTTCAAAAAGAAGGATTTCATCGGTACGGATGCTACGGAACTTCTCTTCCAGAATAGCCATCTCAACTCGGATGAAAGACATCAGGTCGCACAGGCCCTGGATGCCATGCTCGGGGAGACAGCCCTCAGTTTCGAATTGAACAGCGCGGCGCTCCCCCACGAAACCCGGTATGGAGAATCCGAAGGCCATACCCGCATTCTGGACCTGAGCTGGCATCCCGTGGTCAATGCGCACGATATCATCGAAAAAATCCTGGTTGCCACGCGCGATGTCACTCATTTGCGGATGCTGGAGCATGACGCGCAGGATCGCCAGGAGGAACTGCAGTTCATCCAGGAACTCTTGAACGTCGCGCCTGAGGCTTTCCAGCGCTTCATTCAAAACTGTCAGGAATACCTGGAAGAGAATCATAAGCTTATCAACTCCCGGAGCATCGCCCTGCGTGATATGCAGGCGCTGAAGGTCCTCTTCATCAATATGCATACCATGAAGGGAGCAGCGCGATCTCTTTACCTGAAAAAGATCACGCGCATTTTCCACGACGTCGAACAGTATTACGTGAGGCTGCAGAAGGAAGCGGATGCGCATTGGGATGTGGAGCGCATGAATCAGGATCTGGAGGAAGCCCATCGCGTGCTCGCCACCTATGAATCCATCAATAACAATAAACTCGGGCGCCGTTGGATGAATACTGATCGCATCGTGGTCGCCGCATCCGATCTTCTGCACATGTACAAGGAGCTAAAGGCGCTCAGCCAGGAACAGCCCCCAACGGCCAGTGAACGTATCGCCAGGCTGCAGAGCCACCTTCTGCCCTTGGTCTACCGTCCTTTGCAGGAAACGCTGGAAGATGTCCTGAGCTGCACGCAAATGCTGGCACGTGATCTGCATAAGCTGCCCCCGAATCTTACCATCGAAGCCCACGGATTCTATATGGAGCAGCAGACCGATCAACTTCTGCGGCGCGTCCTGGTCCATATCGTACGCAACAGCATGGATCACGGCATCGAAGATCCTCAAAAAAGAGCCCAGCAGGGAAAATCCGAGGCCGGGCATATTAGGGTGCATGTGATCGAAGAGGCAGGTTGGGTCGTCCTTCGCTACCAGGATGATGGCCAGGGCTTGAATTTGAAGAAACTTGCAGACCTTGCCCAACATCAAGGCCTCATACGCGACGGCGAGGACTTGACCTTGGAAGCCAAGGCCAGGCTCATCTTCCGCTCGGGCCTGTCCACGGCGAAGGTGGTCAGTGATATCTCGGGTCGCGGCATGGGCATGGAGGCCGTGAAAACATACCTGGAAGGCGCGGGCGGTGAAATTCAGATTCAGCTCCTCAATCCTGAGAGCAAGGTTGAGTGTCATCCCTTCTGCCTTGAAATTCGTCTGCCGCTCACATCGTTCATTCAAGCGTCCTTGCCGATCACTCCCGCTGCAGCTTAA
- a CDS encoding efflux RND transporter permease subunit, whose protein sequence is MWISNFAIKNPVVTIVTTLALVVFGAIALFILDTDEFPEVNPPVISIAVPYPGAAPETVEREVVDRMEEAFAAISGVDEIQSTSMDSFGIITVTFDFEKDLQQASQDIRDKISEIRQDLPPEMEEPTLTRFDPQDLPVVSLTLTSAQYSEAELTRIADPGIVSQLRSLNGVADVTVVGGVERELTVELQPQALQAAGVSVAQVVQTLQAQNVAAPVGRLTGSYNERAIRLSGRLQGPEDFKQVAIATVNGKAIRLGDVAQVSDGSEEQRTLALYNGQRAVGIDIKKSTNSSTTAVSNRIREDIKRIQEGLPQGVNLQIVRDSGVRVELSVEDVEASLVEGALLTVLVVFIFLASWRSTVITGLALPVSVLASFIAVWAFGFTLNSMSLLGLSLAIGILIDDAIVVRENIVRHMEMGKDHVTAAREGTSEIGMAVAATTFSIVVVFVPIAFMGGVAEQWFAPFALTIASSVMVSLFVSFSLDPMLSAVWSDPEVEGGKKTWVSRKLDIFNAWFDRQTERYKRIIAWALRHKLIMFLFALGSFVGALMMPAVGLVGSGFFPLQDRSEFSIRLESPPGSNLDYTRLKVEEAARMAREYPEVAYTYATVGGRGEAVDEASIYVRLVPKADRNRSQHVISDDMRSRIQRIGGVTASLTTGGFGSQKQIEVEIRGAELPVLQGIADELQKAVEKIPGAVDVGLSTKGQKPELDVRVDRELAGSLGLTVGQLAQALRPAFAGIDAGDWVDPTGETRDVMVRFAPEFRARPSDLEGMPVMVSSQEGQQLIPLGQVAHIQLSEGPAQINHLDRRRVITVGANTDGRPLSEVVPSIQEKVKSMHLPPGYTITQGGEAESQSEVFGRILLALGIAVMLMYLILVMQFGSFLDPIAIMASLPLSLIGVMLGLLLTGSTLNLMSMIGVILLMGIVAKNAILLIDFAKWAEEDGKDRKTAIVEAGGTRLRPIIMTSLAIVVGMLPVAIGSGEGADFRAPLGRAVIGGVVTSTILTLLVIPTFYETLADWRDAAFQRMFKRSARIHGAGGHSAAK, encoded by the coding sequence ATGTGGATTTCCAACTTCGCGATTAAAAATCCGGTTGTCACCATCGTGACGACTCTGGCTCTGGTCGTCTTCGGCGCCATCGCACTCTTCATTCTGGATACGGATGAATTCCCTGAGGTCAATCCTCCTGTGATCAGCATCGCTGTCCCTTATCCCGGTGCTGCGCCGGAAACCGTGGAGCGCGAAGTCGTCGATCGCATGGAGGAAGCATTTGCCGCGATTTCCGGGGTCGATGAGATTCAGTCGACCTCGATGGACAGCTTTGGCATTATCACGGTGACTTTTGATTTTGAAAAGGATCTGCAGCAGGCCTCCCAGGATATACGCGACAAGATCTCGGAGATTCGCCAGGACCTTCCTCCTGAAATGGAAGAGCCGACGCTCACGCGTTTTGATCCTCAGGATCTGCCTGTGGTCTCTCTCACTCTGACGTCAGCCCAATATTCTGAAGCGGAGCTGACGCGCATCGCGGATCCTGGCATCGTGAGTCAGCTGCGAAGTCTGAATGGAGTCGCTGATGTCACGGTGGTGGGAGGCGTGGAGCGGGAATTGACAGTTGAACTCCAACCCCAGGCTCTGCAAGCGGCGGGCGTGAGTGTGGCCCAGGTCGTTCAAACGTTGCAGGCGCAGAATGTTGCAGCTCCTGTAGGACGGCTGACAGGCTCATATAATGAGCGCGCTATTCGCCTGTCCGGGCGCCTGCAGGGGCCCGAGGATTTCAAACAGGTCGCGATCGCGACGGTGAATGGGAAAGCCATCCGGCTTGGGGATGTCGCCCAAGTCAGTGACGGTTCTGAGGAACAGAGAACCCTGGCGCTCTATAACGGACAGAGGGCGGTGGGGATTGATATCAAAAAAAGTACCAATTCCAGCACGACTGCTGTCAGCAATCGTATCCGGGAGGATATCAAACGCATTCAGGAGGGACTGCCTCAAGGCGTGAATTTACAGATCGTGCGTGATTCCGGAGTGCGTGTGGAACTTTCCGTGGAGGATGTGGAAGCTTCCTTGGTCGAGGGAGCCCTGCTCACTGTACTGGTGGTCTTTATATTTTTAGCGTCGTGGCGTTCGACCGTGATCACAGGATTGGCCCTGCCCGTTTCGGTTCTGGCGTCGTTCATCGCCGTCTGGGCATTTGGTTTCACTCTGAATTCAATGTCTCTGCTGGGTCTTTCGCTCGCCATTGGAATATTGATTGATGATGCCATCGTCGTGCGTGAAAACATCGTTCGGCATATGGAGATGGGCAAGGATCATGTCACGGCCGCCCGGGAGGGAACGTCGGAAATCGGGATGGCGGTGGCCGCGACGACGTTCTCGATCGTTGTGGTTTTTGTCCCGATCGCCTTCATGGGTGGGGTCGCCGAGCAATGGTTCGCGCCCTTTGCCTTGACCATAGCCTCATCCGTTATGGTTTCTCTGTTCGTGTCGTTTTCATTGGATCCCATGCTTTCGGCGGTCTGGAGTGATCCCGAGGTTGAAGGCGGTAAAAAGACCTGGGTCAGTCGCAAGCTCGATATTTTTAACGCCTGGTTTGACCGTCAGACGGAGCGTTATAAGCGTATCATCGCATGGGCCTTGCGGCATAAATTGATCATGTTCCTCTTCGCTCTGGGCTCATTTGTGGGGGCGCTCATGATGCCTGCTGTTGGTCTTGTCGGCAGCGGCTTCTTTCCCCTTCAGGATCGGTCGGAGTTCAGTATCAGATTGGAATCACCGCCCGGCTCCAACCTCGACTATACGCGACTCAAGGTGGAGGAAGCGGCCCGCATGGCCAGGGAATACCCCGAGGTCGCTTACACCTATGCTACCGTGGGCGGGCGGGGTGAAGCCGTGGACGAAGCCAGCATCTATGTACGATTGGTGCCGAAAGCCGATCGGAATCGGAGCCAGCATGTTATCTCTGATGATATGCGCTCCAGAATTCAGAGAATCGGAGGCGTCACGGCCTCGCTCACGACCGGAGGCTTTGGTTCTCAAAAGCAAATCGAAGTCGAGATTCGTGGAGCGGAACTCCCGGTGCTGCAAGGTATTGCAGACGAATTGCAGAAGGCCGTCGAGAAAATCCCCGGGGCCGTGGACGTCGGGCTTTCAACCAAAGGGCAAAAGCCCGAATTGGACGTGCGGGTGGATCGGGAGCTGGCAGGTTCGTTAGGTCTGACTGTGGGACAGCTGGCTCAGGCTTTACGGCCAGCCTTTGCCGGAATTGATGCCGGGGATTGGGTGGATCCTACTGGGGAAACGCGCGATGTCATGGTCCGATTCGCACCTGAATTCAGGGCTCGTCCCTCGGATCTTGAGGGGATGCCGGTCATGGTCAGCAGCCAGGAAGGGCAGCAGCTGATACCGCTGGGACAGGTCGCTCATATTCAATTGAGCGAGGGTCCGGCCCAGATCAATCACCTCGACCGCCGACGGGTCATTACTGTCGGAGCGAATACGGATGGCCGTCCTCTTTCAGAAGTGGTGCCCTCTATTCAGGAAAAAGTGAAGAGCATGCATCTGCCTCCGGGTTATACCATCACGCAGGGTGGGGAAGCGGAAAGTCAGAGCGAAGTCTTTGGCCGAATTCTTCTGGCGCTCGGCATTGCCGTGATGCTGATGTATCTGATCCTGGTCATGCAGTTTGGTTCTTTCCTGGATCCCATTGCGATCATGGCCTCGCTGCCTCTATCGTTGATTGGCGTTATGCTAGGACTTTTGCTCACGGGTTCAACCCTGAACCTTATGTCCATGATTGGCGTCATTCTCCTTATGGGGATCGTGGCAAAGAACGCGATACTCCTGATCGACTTTGCGAAGTGGGCAGAAGAGGACGGCAAGGATCGCAAGACGGCTATCGTCGAAGCGGGAGGCACGCGTCTGCGGCCGATTATCATGACCAGTCTGGCGATTGTAGTGGGGATGCTGCCCGTGGCGATCGGCAGTGGAGAGGGCGCAGATTTTCGAGCGCCTCTCGGACGCGCTGTCATCGGCGGGGTCGTGACCTCGACGATCCTTACGCTGCTGGTGATTCCTACATTTTACGAAACCTTGGCTGACTGGCGTGACGCAGCCTTTCAACGCATGTTCAAGAGATCGGCCCGTATCCACGGAGCGGGCGGTCACAGCGCAGCCAAGTAA
- a CDS encoding efflux RND transporter periplasmic adaptor subunit has translation MLSKFSRSSRTWPLAFMLTVLPLAACQRPQNKGSASDEAQPILIGPESTVDVRKDTISSGPRLSGSLEPREQARVRAEISGSVTSVKAEIGDLVKKGQVLARIEDAALRNAFLSAKSALTSAELEYQNAKRQADRTERLVEGGALARRDLEIAQSNSSAAKARTAQARAQLAQARQQWDAATVTSPMDGSISEKAVNQGDIVTVGAPLFTVIDPSSMRLEASVPSDAIPFLKVGSPVTFEVRGYPDQTFTGNISQVAPAADPVTRQITTLVDIPNPGGKLIAGLFAEGRIGAQTRETLVVPLSAINSPEENPYVIRIRDGRAENVPIKLGLRDPQTERVEIQGPIQEADVLLNGATRSLAPGTPVKLSGRNTEANRG, from the coding sequence ATGCTATCGAAGTTTTCGAGGTCCAGCAGAACCTGGCCTCTGGCCTTCATGCTGACTGTGCTTCCCCTGGCGGCCTGCCAGCGTCCGCAAAACAAGGGCAGCGCTTCCGATGAAGCGCAGCCTATCCTCATAGGACCCGAGAGCACCGTTGACGTTCGCAAAGATACGATCAGCTCAGGTCCTCGCCTTTCAGGATCATTGGAGCCACGCGAGCAGGCGCGTGTGCGCGCAGAGATTTCAGGATCCGTTACGTCCGTCAAGGCGGAGATCGGAGACCTTGTCAAAAAAGGTCAGGTTCTGGCCCGCATTGAAGATGCTGCTCTGCGCAATGCTTTTTTATCGGCGAAGTCCGCATTGACGTCCGCTGAGCTTGAGTATCAGAACGCGAAAAGGCAGGCGGATCGTACCGAAAGGTTGGTGGAAGGCGGAGCGCTCGCCAGGCGGGATCTGGAAATCGCGCAAAGCAATAGTTCCGCAGCCAAGGCTCGTACCGCTCAAGCTCGTGCCCAGCTTGCTCAGGCACGGCAGCAGTGGGATGCAGCGACCGTCACCTCACCGATGGATGGATCCATCAGTGAAAAAGCCGTGAATCAAGGGGATATCGTTACAGTTGGGGCGCCGCTGTTCACCGTCATTGATCCCTCAAGCATGCGACTTGAGGCTTCCGTTCCGAGTGACGCCATCCCCTTCCTTAAGGTGGGAAGCCCGGTGACGTTCGAAGTCCGTGGCTACCCTGATCAGACTTTTACGGGAAATATCTCTCAGGTAGCGCCCGCTGCGGATCCTGTCACCCGACAGATCACGACTTTGGTTGACATCCCAAATCCGGGAGGCAAGCTGATTGCCGGTCTCTTTGCAGAAGGGCGCATCGGGGCCCAAACGCGCGAGACTTTGGTGGTGCCGCTATCCGCTATCAACAGCCCCGAGGAAAATCCTTATGTCATCCGCATCCGGGATGGACGTGCGGAAAATGTTCCCATCAAGCTCGGCCTGCGCGATCCTCAAACTGAACGCGTCGAGATTCAGGGGCCGATTCAGGAAGCCGACGTGCTTCTCAATGGGGCCACGCGTTCGCTCGCGCCAGGTACACCCGTAAAATTAAGTGGTCGCAATACCGAAGCGAACAGAGGTTGA
- a CDS encoding TolC family protein, which yields MKWPIHLFILALQIPCNDGQAADDTADFDLGIEEALQRAERASEDVAAAVAAVGAAKGQQTQARSEWFPQLTGSLSYDRLLEPDRPESMFPSVSGGQTGAAGGLSPFFQENTWRVGLVFSQNLYAGGRTRARQAMSEGSLRVAELDLASARARAALTTVQIYYDAVLMQKLSSIAESALQQSEQTLRLVQLGGEQGTRPEFDVLRAQVAVQNQKPQLLTARMQKDQALLRLKQLLDIPLEKSVRLTSSLEGDKDLLDLTAMARQVADISPGEAKGNARLIVERAEAAVAMRSAAIDLAQSQHVPSISAVSNYGLVAYPESGMPESGDWLKTWTAGLQVNVPIFSGLRVTGEVRSAEADLEVAQTQKQQTKEQAALDTRSAFDELAAALALWQASAGTVSQAERAYQIAELRYNDGISTQLELSDARLQLQQAQANRARSARDLQVARVRVALLPHLPLNLGSGVGRGMTPAGDGTLPFLPSFPASQGQSTP from the coding sequence TTGAAGTGGCCTATCCACCTCTTCATTCTGGCCCTGCAGATTCCCTGCAACGATGGGCAAGCTGCAGATGATACGGCTGACTTTGACCTCGGCATCGAGGAAGCTTTGCAAAGAGCTGAGCGGGCGAGTGAAGACGTCGCTGCAGCCGTGGCCGCCGTCGGGGCGGCCAAAGGCCAGCAGACGCAGGCCCGAAGCGAATGGTTCCCGCAACTGACTGGATCTCTCAGCTATGATCGCTTGCTGGAACCTGATCGACCGGAGTCGATGTTTCCCAGTGTATCCGGGGGGCAGACCGGAGCAGCCGGCGGCTTGAGTCCGTTCTTCCAGGAAAATACCTGGCGTGTAGGTTTGGTCTTTTCCCAGAATCTTTATGCCGGTGGACGAACCCGGGCACGTCAGGCCATGAGCGAAGGCTCTCTCCGCGTCGCGGAACTCGATCTGGCCTCAGCGCGGGCCCGCGCGGCGCTCACGACCGTGCAAATCTATTATGATGCCGTGCTCATGCAGAAACTTTCGAGCATTGCAGAGTCCGCTTTACAGCAGTCTGAGCAGACACTGCGCCTCGTGCAACTCGGTGGTGAGCAGGGAACACGACCCGAGTTCGATGTGCTGAGGGCTCAGGTGGCAGTGCAGAATCAAAAGCCGCAGCTCCTGACCGCGCGCATGCAGAAGGACCAGGCTTTGCTCCGCCTGAAGCAGCTGCTGGATATTCCCCTTGAAAAGTCGGTGCGTTTAACATCGAGCCTGGAAGGCGACAAGGATCTCTTGGATCTGACGGCGATGGCTCGTCAGGTCGCCGACATTTCCCCGGGTGAAGCCAAGGGAAACGCGCGTCTCATTGTTGAAAGGGCTGAAGCTGCCGTCGCTATGCGCTCGGCAGCGATTGATCTTGCTCAGTCGCAGCATGTTCCCAGTATCTCTGCGGTCTCGAATTACGGCCTCGTCGCCTATCCTGAGTCGGGTATGCCGGAGTCGGGGGATTGGTTGAAAACCTGGACCGCTGGCCTGCAGGTGAACGTCCCGATCTTTAGCGGTCTCAGGGTTACAGGTGAGGTGCGCAGCGCGGAGGCTGATCTGGAAGTTGCCCAGACGCAAAAGCAACAGACCAAGGAGCAGGCGGCGTTGGATACGCGCAGCGCGTTCGATGAATTGGCTGCGGCACTCGCGCTGTGGCAGGCCAGTGCGGGAACTGTTTCGCAGGCAGAGCGAGCCTACCAGATCGCCGAGCTGCGATATAACGATGGAATTTCCACGCAGCTCGAACTATCGGATGCACGGCTGCAGTTACAGCAGGCTCAGGCGAATCGGGCTCGTTCGGCACGGGACCTGCAGGTGGCGCGTGTTCGCGTTGCCCTGCTGCCTCATCTGCCTTTGAACCTTGGGTCTGGAGTTGGAAGAGGAATGACACCAGCAGGCGATGGCACTCTTCCATTCCTGCCGTCTTTTCCAGCATCACAGGGGCAGAGCACACCTTAG
- a CDS encoding BON domain-containing protein produces the protein MQERGYQDEDRQNRRDFSDRDRSRRDFDDRNFGRNDRMNRGDLDRWGDQSDQGMYSGRSYDRDEDNRNLGGYGSSIGSQQRFAPFDRDRGLSGRNLSGSYGNQSSFEGQQSYRDFERDDRQRSRQQSMGPHAGRGPKGYQRSDERIKEDVCDCLTRDPQVDASEIEVQVKDGEVTLTGTVSERNEKRRAEDALDDVLGVKEIHNQIRVQAHHQESGERNIQGQSQQGKQQSASQKGSQF, from the coding sequence ATGCAGGAACGCGGATATCAGGATGAAGATAGACAGAATCGTCGTGATTTCAGTGATAGGGACAGAAGCCGCCGTGACTTTGATGACAGGAACTTCGGTCGTAATGATCGTATGAATCGGGGGGATCTTGATCGTTGGGGCGATCAATCCGATCAAGGTATGTACTCAGGACGTTCCTACGACCGAGATGAGGACAATAGAAACCTGGGAGGCTATGGCAGCAGCATTGGTTCACAGCAGAGATTTGCGCCCTTCGACCGTGACCGTGGATTGAGCGGCAGAAATCTCTCCGGTTCCTATGGGAATCAAAGCTCCTTTGAAGGTCAGCAGAGCTATCGGGACTTTGAAAGGGACGACCGCCAGCGCAGCAGGCAGCAGTCCATGGGACCCCATGCCGGACGCGGTCCAAAAGGCTATCAAAGGTCCGATGAGCGGATCAAGGAAGACGTCTGTGACTGCTTAACCCGCGATCCGCAGGTGGACGCTTCCGAGATTGAGGTGCAGGTCAAAGACGGTGAAGTGACGCTGACGGGAACCGTCTCGGAAAGAAATGAAAAGCGTCGTGCTGAAGATGCGCTTGATGATGTACTGGGAGTGAAGGAGATCCACAACCAGATTCGCGTGCAGGCCCATCACCAGGAGTCTGGGGAGCGAAATATCCAGGGTCAATCGCAGCAAGGCAAGCAGCAATCAGCGTCTCAAAAGGGGTCGCAGTTCTGA